A window of Vigna unguiculata cultivar IT97K-499-35 chromosome 4, ASM411807v1, whole genome shotgun sequence contains these coding sequences:
- the LOC114181797 gene encoding TMV resistance protein N-like isoform X2 — protein MATPRFGYDVFLSFKGEDTRYGFTGNLYKALCNRGIHTFIDDEELQSGEKITPALQKSIEESRIAIVVLSQNYASSSFCLDELATILHCHTQGLLVLPVFYKVQPSDVRHQKGSYGEELTKHQRRFKDKEKLQKWKMALRQVADLSGYHFEDCDGYEYKFIESVVDRVCHKINPARLHVADYPVGLGPQVLEVRKLLNVECGDGFHMIGIHGMGGVGKTTLALALYNLIADCFDGSCFLQNVTEKSNKHGLEHLQNILLSKILGDKDINIASEHEGISMIQQRLQRKKVLLILDNVDKCEQLQTLAGSPDWFGPGSRVIITTRDTHLLASHQVKTTYEVKTLNKDDALQLLKWKAFKTKHVDPRYVEVLNDVEIYASGLPLALEVIGSNLFAKTVEQWKSAINQYKRIPNSQILDKLKVSFDALEEEEKGVFLDIACCFKGYILRDVEDILGAIYDDCMKHHISVLVDKSLIKIGQWSTVEIHDLIEEMGRQIDQQESPEGSGKRRRLWLPKDITEVLKDNTGTSRIEILCFHISISEKEETLDWNRNAFGKMEKLKILIIRNGKFCKGPNSFPESLRVLEWHGYPSNCLPSNFDPSKLVTCKLPNSHFTSFGFLGSSKKLENLTELNFDNCQLLTRMPDVSDLPNLEKLSFDLCKSLIAVDDSIGFLNKLKILKARGCTKLRRFPPLNLPSLEKLKLSYCSSLENFPEILGNMGNIEKLKLSQLPMIKELPVSFQNLTGLHRLFVACDFIRLNSLALTPSLTDFEAYGCKEWKWVNPKDGEEVGSTVSSNILEFSLTACNLNDDFFSAGFTQLGTVKNLNLSRSNITFLPGCIKEFHCLNYLNVNRCKRLQEIRGLPPNLKRLRAIKCTSLTSSASSMLLNQQLHEAGETDFIFPGGSIPRWLDKESRGPSISFWFRNEFPPKVLCLLIAPEPVDITVEFNTPVVLINGKVQEYRWNSMEREVRMLESDHIHLFDLHVLPFRYKLMEMYSENEWKHVEITYQGLIHTSLIKGMGIHVVKEERRGMKDIRYDDPYTTIKMCITSLPFLFCFYLALILFSSHGLLNPTMTTLFGFMLYKIYLKSIDIG, from the exons ATGGCGACTCCAAGATTCGGATATGATGTGTTCCTCAGCTTCAAAGGGGAAGACACGCGTTATGGTTTTACCGGCAATCTCTACAAAGCTCTCTGTAACAGAGGAATTCACACTTTCATCGATGATGAGGAGCTTCAGAGCGGGGAGAAAATCACACCAGCACTTCAAAAATCAATTGAAGAATCTAGGATTGCCATAGTTGTGCTCTCTCAAAACTATGCTTCTTCCTCCTTCTGCTTGGATGAACTCGCAACCATCCTTCACTGCCACACCCAAGGATTGTTGGTTTTACCGGTCTTCTATAAGGTTCAACCTTCTGATGTCAGACACCAGAAAGGTAGTTATGGAGAAGAATTAACTAAGCATCAGAGAAGGTTCAAAGATAAGGAAAAGTTGCAGAAATGGAAGATGGCTCTGCGTCAAGTAGCTGATTTGTCTGGCTATCATTTCGAAGACTG TGATGGATACGAATACAAGTTTATTGAGAGTGTTGTGGACCGGGTCTGCCACAAGATTAATCCTGCTCGTTTACATGTTGCGGATTACCCTGTTGGACTAGGGCCACAAGTGCTAGAAGTAAGAAAGCTTCTAAACGTTGAATGTGGTGATGGATTCCACATGATAGGGATCCATGGAATGGGTGGCGTAGGAAAAACAACCCTCGCTTTAGCACTTTATAATTTGATTGCTGACTGTTTTGATGGTTCTTGTTTTCTTCAAAACGTGACagaaaaatcaaacaaacatgGGCTGGAACACCTCCAAAACATCCTTCTTTCAAAAATACTTGGTGATAAGGACATCAACATAGCAAGTGAACATGAAGGAATTTCAATGATACAACAAAGGTTGCAGCGAAAAAAGGTTCTCTTGATTCTTGATAATGTTGACAAGTGCGAGCAGCTACAGACACTGGCTGGAAGCCCTGATTGGTTTGGTCCCGGCAGCAGGGTCATCATCACAACTCGAGATACACATCTGCTTGCATCTCATCAGGTCAAAACAACATATGAGGTCAAGACATTGAATAAAGATGATGCTCTTCAGTTACTTAAATGGAAAGCTTTCAAAACGAAACATGTTGATCCTCGTTACGTGGAGGTcttaaatgatgtggaaatttATGCTTCTGGCCTTCCATTGGCTTTGGAAGTAATTGGTTCCAACCTGTTTGCAAAAACTGTGGAACAGTGGAAATCTGCTATCAATCAATATAAAAGAATTCCTAACAGTCAAATCCTTGATAAACTTAAAGTAAGCTTTGATGCTTTGGAGGAAGAGGAGAAGGGTGTTTTTCTTGACATAGCTTGTTGCTTCAAGGGATATATATTAAGAGATGTAGAAGATATTCTTGGAGCTATTTATGATGACTGCATGAAACATCATATTAGTGTGTTGGTTGATAAATCTCTCATAAAGATTGGTCAGTGGAGTACAGTTGAAATACACGACCTGATTGAGGAGATGGGTAGACAAATTGACCAACAAGAATCACCTGAAGGATCAGGGAAGCGCAGGAGATTATGGTTACCTAAAGATATAACTGAAGTTTTAAAGGACAACACT GGAACTAGCAGGATTGAGATACTATGTTTTCATATCTCCATATCTGAGAAAGAAGAAACACTAGATTGGAATAGAAATGCCTTTGGAAAAATGGAAAAGCTTAAAATACTTATCATTAGAAATGGTAAATTTTGCAAAGGTCCCAATTCTTTTCCAGAAAGTTTGAGAGTACTGGAATGGCATGGATACCCTTCAAATTGTTTACCATCTAACTTTGATCCGAGTAAACTTGTGACATGCAAGTTACCTAACAGTCATTTTACATCATTTGGATTCCTTGGCTCCTCAAAG AAGTTAGAGAATCTAACGGAATTGAATTTTGACAATTGCCAACTTTTAACACGAATGCCTGACGTATCAGATCTCCCAAATTTGGAGAAACTCTCCTTTGATCTATGTAAGAGTTTAATTGCAGTTGACGACTCAATTGGTTTTCTgaacaaacttaaaatattgaaaGCTCGAGGTTGCACGAAGCTGAGGAGATTTCCACCTCTCAACTTGCCCTCTCTTGAAAAACTTAAACTTTCATATTGTTCAAGTCTTgagaattttccagaaatattAGGAAATATGGGAAATATTGAGAAACTTAAATTGTCTCAACTTCCCATGATAAAAGAGTTGCCAGTTTCATTTCAAAATCTTACTGGACTCCATCGGTTATTCGTGGCATGTGATTTTATTCGGTTAAATAGCCTTGCCTTGACGCCTTCATTGACTGATTTTGAAGCTTATGGATGCAAGGAGTGGAAATGGGTAAATCCAAAAGATGGTGAAGAAGTGGGCTCGACGGTATCTTCAAATATACTTGAGTTCTCGTTAACGGCTTGCAACCTGAATGATGACTTTTTTTCAGCAGGTTTCACGCAGTTGGGCACAGTGAAAAATTTAAACCTATCGAGAAGTAATATCACATTCCTTCCTGGGTGCATCAAAGAATTTCACTGCCTGAATTATCTCAATGTGAATAGATGCAAGCGTCTACAGGAAATTAGAGGGCTTCCACCAAACCTGAAACGTTTGAGGGCGATAAAGTGTACATCATTGACTTCCTCGGCTTCAAGCATGTTGTTAAATCAG CAACTTCACGAGGCTGGAGAGACTGATTTTATCTTTCCAGGAGGAAGTATTCCAAGGTGGTTGGATAAAGAAAGCAGGGGACCTTCAATTTCTTTCTGGTTTCGTAATGAATTCCCTCCCAAAGTTCTTTGTCTTCTTATTGCACCTGAACCGGTTGATATCACTGTGGAATTTAATACACCCGTGGTGTTAATCAACGGCAAAGTTCAAGAATATCGTTGGAATAGTATGGAGAGAGAAGTGAGGATGCTGGAATCTGATCATATACACCTCTTTGATCTACATGTGTTACCGTTCCGTTATAAACTGATGGAAATGTATTCAGAAAATGAGTGGAAGCATGTGGAGATTACATACCAAGGTTTGATTCATACCTCACTCATCAAAGGAATGGGAATCCATGTAGTGAAAGAGGAAAGAAGAGGCATGAAGGACATTAGATATGATGATCCTTACACCACCATAAAAATGTGTATAACTtctcttcctttccttttttgCTTTTACTTAGCTCTCATTTTATTTAGCTCTCATGGCCTACTCAACCCAACTATGACAACTCTATTTGGGTTTAtgttgtataaaatatatttgaaatcaattgaCATTGGTTGA
- the LOC114181911 gene encoding E3 ubiquitin-protein ligase RING1-like codes for MSSAGGDGTSGESRQYFCHQCNRTVSVTPSPSSDLVCPNCNGGFLEELEIPNPNPIPIPSNPFFPDFPLAGATAIPLIFPGGAGQPFDDFSTLSGTRSDAATADTALAPFVLLQNYLQTLRAAGGGGNLQLVIESGDPGGAFRFPGITHGDYFFGTGLEELIQHLAENDPNRYGTPPASKKAVEGLPDVSVTDELLASDSSQCAVCKDTFELGETAKQMPCKHIYHADCILPWLELHNSCPVCRYELPTDDPDYEQRAHRGSGGGSGGGSGGTGSGVAPQVNWNLAVGPGGSADSAGGDNSQRRRFRVSLPWPFRQSFSSGAETSNVGGANNDDNSNINSGENNSGQSNSGNRGNQNFESETRQEDLD; via the coding sequence ATGTCTTCTGCCGGCGGCGACGGTACCTCCGGCGAGTCTCGCCAATACTTCTGTCACCAGTGCAATCGCACCGTCTCTGTTACCCCTTCCCCTTCCTCCGATCTCGTCTGCCCCAATTGCAACGGCGGCTTCCTCGAAGAACTCGAAatccctaaccctaaccctatcCCTATCCCGTCCAATCCTTTCTTCCCCGACTTCCCCCTCGCCGGGGCCACCGCCATTCCCCTCATCTTCCCGGGAGGAGCCGGCCAGCCCTTCGACGATTTCTCCACCCTCTCCGGCACTCGATCTGACGCCGCCACCGCCGATACTGCCCTCGCCCCCTTTGTCCTCCTCCAGAACTACTTGCAAACCCTAAGAGCCGCCGGCGGCGGTGGAAACCTTCAACTGGTGATTGAGTCCGGGGATCCCGGCGGAGCGTTCCGGTTTCCTGGCATCACCCACGGCGACTACTTCTTCGGGACGGGCCTTGAGGAGCTGATCCAGCACCTTGCCGAGAACGATCCGAACCGCTATGGCACCCCACCGGCTTCTAAGAAGGCGGTGGAGGGGCTGCCGGACGTCTCGGTCACCGACGAGCTGCTTGCATCGGATTCGTCGCAATGTGCAGTGTGCAAAGACACGTTCGAACTCGGTGAAACCGCGAAGCAGATGCCCTGTAAGCATATATATCACGCGGACTGCATTTTGCCTTGGTTAGAATTGCATAATTCCTGTCCCGTTTGTCGGTATGAGCTGCCCACAGATGATCCTGATTACGAGCAGAGGGCTCATCGTGGTAGCGGTGGCGGAAGTGGAGGCGGTAGTGGTGGTACCGGCAGTGGGGTGGCTCCCCAGGTGAATTGGAACCTGGCTGTGGGGCCTGGTGGCTCTGCTGATTCGGCTGGTGGAGACAATTCCCAGCGGAGGAGGTTTAGGGTGTCTTTGCCGTGGCCCTTCAGGCAATCTTTTTCTTCTGGTGCTGAGACAAGTAATGTGGGCGGTGCCAACAATGATGACAACAGTAATATCAATAGTGGGGAAAACAATAGTGGGCAATCAAATTCTGGAAACAGGGGAAATCAGAATTTTGAGTCGGAGACCAGACAGGAAGATCTAGATTGA